A single region of the Streptomyces sp. NBC_01381 genome encodes:
- a CDS encoding serine protease has product MRPIRPLNTARRGRSARSRTSPVAAAVAIGAALVLTATACGPSEDNAGDDPSASQPSDGGNDGGDGKVQIPDDVQDRLKEHGIDLDKWKDGAWKNWDKDDWLREAGDYVNPIIDGLWDPDRMRDADKNPDRGVDDNDISGDQGVTDPTPEPVDAAAVKTPYHDAVPESGKLFFDGPEGSMVCSATVIKDPAHPGKSNMVWTAGHCVHAGAKGGWYRNIAFVPSYNNTGKSVEELQNAPKEEVAPYGVWWGDWAQTSDQWIEQGGPTGGTGAPYDFAVIHVTPEKGKEGQSLEEQVGSALPVDFNAPAVPQIDKMTATGYPAAPPFDGQKAFQCADKPGRLSISKPDPTMYRIGCTMTGGSSGGGWVAAGSDGKPALVSNTSIGPVTAGWLAGPRLGKEAKGIYSAVSKKFAGQ; this is encoded by the coding sequence ATGCGACCCATACGCCCGCTCAACACCGCTCGTCGTGGGAGGAGCGCGCGCAGCAGAACCTCCCCTGTGGCGGCCGCTGTCGCGATCGGCGCGGCGCTGGTTCTCACCGCGACGGCCTGTGGCCCGAGCGAGGACAACGCGGGTGACGATCCGTCCGCGTCCCAGCCCTCCGACGGCGGCAACGACGGCGGCGACGGCAAGGTCCAGATCCCGGACGACGTCCAGGACCGGCTCAAGGAGCACGGCATCGACCTGGACAAGTGGAAGGACGGGGCCTGGAAGAACTGGGACAAGGACGACTGGCTGCGCGAGGCCGGCGACTACGTCAACCCGATCATCGACGGCCTGTGGGACCCGGACCGGATGCGGGACGCCGACAAGAACCCGGACCGGGGCGTCGACGACAACGACATCTCCGGCGACCAGGGCGTGACCGACCCGACGCCCGAGCCGGTGGACGCGGCGGCCGTGAAGACCCCGTACCACGACGCGGTTCCCGAGTCGGGCAAGCTCTTCTTCGACGGCCCCGAGGGCTCGATGGTCTGCTCCGCCACCGTCATCAAGGACCCCGCCCACCCGGGCAAGTCCAACATGGTGTGGACCGCGGGCCACTGTGTGCACGCCGGTGCGAAGGGCGGCTGGTACCGCAACATCGCCTTCGTGCCCTCGTACAACAACACGGGCAAGTCGGTCGAGGAGCTGCAGAACGCCCCCAAGGAAGAGGTCGCTCCGTACGGCGTCTGGTGGGGTGACTGGGCGCAGACCTCCGACCAGTGGATCGAGCAGGGCGGCCCGACGGGCGGCACGGGTGCGCCGTACGACTTCGCGGTCATCCACGTGACGCCCGAGAAGGGCAAGGAGGGCCAGTCCCTCGAGGAGCAGGTCGGTTCGGCGCTTCCGGTGGACTTCAACGCCCCGGCGGTGCCCCAGATCGACAAGATGACGGCGACCGGCTACCCGGCCGCTCCGCCGTTCGACGGCCAGAAGGCGTTCCAGTGCGCCGACAAGCCGGGACGGCTCTCGATCAGCAAGCCCGACCCGACGATGTACCGCATCGGCTGCACGATGACCGGCGGTTCCTCCGGCGGCGGCTGGGTCGCCGCGGGCTCGGACGGCAAGCCGGCCCTGGTGTCCAACACCTCCATCGGTCCGGTGACGGCAGGCTGGCTGGCCGGTCCGCGCCTGGGCAAGGAGGCCAAGGGCATCTACAGCGCGGTCAGCAAGAAGTTCGCCGGCCAGTAG
- a CDS encoding diaminobutyrate--2-oxoglutarate transaminase family protein — MLRRQSARESAARTYARALPIVPVRARGLTIEGADGQRYLDCLSGAGTLALGHNHPVVLEAIRKVLDSGAPLHVLDLATPVKDAFTTELFRTLPRGLADRARIQFCGPAGTDAVEAALKLVRLATGRGGMLAFTGAYHGMTAGALEASGGASDVRVARLPYPQDYRCPFGIGGARGADLAARWTESLLDDTKSGVPAPAGMILEPVQGEGGVIPAPDGWLRRMREITAARSIPLIADEVQTGVGRTGTFWAVERSGIVPDVMVLSKAIGGSLPLAVVIYRDDLDVWPPGAHAGTFRGNQLAMAAGAATLAYVRENHLAERAATLGTRMLTQLRSLADEHPCVGDVRGRGLMIGVELVDPTGTPTDAPTAAPTAHRPAGERPGGEAEADAMAAAGSVAGADPGPEAAMDRSARPLPPAPELAASVQRECLRRGLIVELGGRHSSVVRLLPPLTITDEQAAAILDRLADALTAAARSHHG; from the coding sequence ATCCTGCGACGCCAGTCGGCGCGCGAGTCGGCGGCGCGCACCTATGCGCGCGCCCTGCCGATCGTGCCCGTACGGGCACGCGGTCTCACGATCGAGGGTGCCGACGGACAGCGCTATCTCGACTGCCTCTCGGGAGCGGGGACGCTGGCCCTCGGTCACAACCATCCGGTGGTGCTCGAGGCGATCAGGAAGGTCCTCGACTCGGGGGCGCCCCTGCACGTCCTCGACCTGGCCACACCGGTCAAGGACGCCTTCACCACGGAGCTGTTCCGCACGCTGCCCCGCGGGCTCGCGGACCGTGCGCGCATCCAGTTCTGTGGCCCCGCCGGCACGGACGCGGTGGAGGCCGCCCTCAAACTCGTGCGGCTGGCGACCGGACGCGGCGGCATGCTCGCCTTCACCGGCGCCTACCACGGCATGACGGCGGGGGCGCTCGAAGCATCCGGCGGTGCATCGGACGTACGGGTCGCGCGGCTGCCCTATCCGCAGGACTACCGCTGCCCGTTCGGGATCGGCGGGGCACGCGGGGCCGACCTCGCGGCCCGCTGGACCGAGAGCCTCCTCGACGACACCAAGTCGGGTGTGCCGGCACCGGCCGGGATGATCCTCGAGCCGGTGCAGGGCGAGGGCGGAGTGATCCCCGCCCCCGACGGCTGGCTGCGCCGGATGCGCGAGATCACCGCCGCACGCTCCATCCCGCTCATCGCGGACGAGGTCCAGACGGGCGTCGGGCGCACCGGCACCTTCTGGGCCGTCGAACGCAGCGGCATCGTCCCCGACGTGATGGTGCTGTCCAAGGCCATCGGCGGCAGCCTGCCGCTGGCCGTCGTGATCTACCGCGACGACCTCGACGTCTGGCCGCCCGGCGCCCACGCGGGAACCTTCCGCGGTAACCAGCTCGCCATGGCGGCCGGCGCGGCCACCTTGGCGTACGTCCGCGAGAACCACCTCGCCGAACGTGCCGCCACCCTCGGCACCCGCATGCTCACCCAACTGCGGTCCCTGGCCGACGAACACCCCTGCGTCGGCGACGTCCGCGGCCGAGGCCTGATGATCGGCGTCGAACTGGTGGACCCGACCGGTACGCCGACCGATGCCCCGACGGCCGCGCCGACCGCCCACCGGCCCGCCGGAGAGCGACCTGGCGGGGAGGCCGAGGCGGACGCGATGGCGGCTGCGGGCTCGGTCGCCGGGGCGGACCCCGGGCCGGAGGCGGCGATGGACCGCTCGGCGCGGCCGCTGCCCCCGGCACCCGAACTGGCCGCCTCCGTACAGCGGGAATGCCTGCGCCGCGGCCTCATCGTCGAACTGGGCGGACGGCACTCCAGCGTCGTACGACTCCTCCCTCCTCTCACCATCACCGACGAACAGGCGGCCGCGATCCTCGACCGCCTCGCCGACGCGCTGACCGCGGCGGCGCGCTCGCACCACGGATGA
- a CDS encoding IucA/IucC family siderophore biosynthesis protein, translating to MRGATADLLEHPDPHTAAQIAAIENLLRCWVRENDLPAPEHGALRIPLEASGTALLVPVHYWSATGWHRFGLPYLEDGPQSAPPADAVTVAALLGRETSHTEDAAPGEEALPGPGPGTGDVRDPGDVSGTSGGDLVGRVADSVRRTATFIAERRNNPGDEPDRFLAAEQSLLLGHPLHPTPKSREGLSDTESRLYSPELRGAFALHWLAVDPSVLAADSAWTERGRTLPAEQLTARLAGPDLPLPDGRAALPLHPWQMRELSHRPATAALLEAGLLQDLGPHGAPWYPTSSVRTLYRSGAAAMLKLSLGLRITNSRRENLRKELHRGVEVHRLLRSGLSEQWQAVHPGFDVIRDPAWLAVTDSDGTPVTGLDVMIRHNPFGPGDDATCIAGLVSPRPSPHATGQERPPMRSRLGELVTRLAGRTGRPRGAVATEWFLRYLENVVRPVLWLDSEAGVALEAHQQNTLLLLDSDGWPVGGRYRDNQGYYFRESRRTELDQRLPGIGEHSDTFVSDEVADERFAYYLGINNVLGLIGALGAQRLADEGLLLAAFRRFLGEAASGSDPLRTPLPALLLDSPVLRCKANLLTRLRGLDELVGPVDTQSVYVTIANPLHS from the coding sequence CTGCGCGGTGCGACCGCCGACCTGCTGGAGCACCCCGATCCGCACACGGCGGCGCAGATCGCGGCCATCGAGAACCTCTTGCGCTGCTGGGTCCGCGAGAACGACCTCCCCGCCCCTGAGCACGGAGCGCTGCGCATTCCCCTCGAAGCCAGCGGCACGGCACTCCTTGTCCCCGTGCACTACTGGTCGGCGACAGGCTGGCACCGCTTCGGCCTCCCGTACCTGGAAGACGGTCCTCAGAGCGCGCCCCCGGCCGACGCCGTCACCGTTGCCGCCCTCCTGGGCCGTGAGACCAGCCACACCGAGGACGCCGCCCCGGGCGAGGAGGCACTCCCCGGCCCCGGTCCCGGCACCGGCGATGTACGGGACCCCGGCGACGTCAGCGGCACCAGCGGCGGAGACCTCGTGGGCCGTGTCGCCGACTCCGTACGGCGCACCGCCACCTTCATCGCGGAACGCCGCAACAACCCCGGCGACGAGCCCGACCGCTTCCTCGCAGCCGAACAGTCCCTGCTCCTCGGCCACCCGCTGCACCCCACCCCGAAGAGCCGCGAGGGACTCTCCGACACCGAATCCCGGCTCTACTCACCCGAGTTGCGCGGCGCCTTCGCCCTCCACTGGCTAGCTGTCGACCCCTCCGTGCTCGCCGCGGACTCGGCCTGGACGGAGCGCGGCCGCACCCTCCCCGCCGAACAGCTCACCGCCCGCCTCGCGGGCCCGGACCTGCCGCTGCCGGACGGCCGCGCCGCCCTGCCCCTGCACCCGTGGCAGATGCGTGAGCTCAGCCACCGCCCCGCGACCGCCGCACTCCTGGAAGCCGGACTGCTCCAGGACCTCGGACCGCACGGCGCACCGTGGTACCCCACCTCCTCCGTGCGCACCCTCTACCGCTCCGGCGCCGCCGCCATGCTGAAGCTCTCGCTCGGCCTGCGCATCACCAACTCCCGTCGTGAGAACCTCCGCAAGGAACTCCACCGCGGCGTCGAGGTCCACCGGCTGCTGCGCAGCGGCCTCTCCGAGCAGTGGCAGGCGGTCCACCCCGGCTTCGACGTCATCCGCGACCCGGCGTGGCTCGCCGTGACCGACTCCGACGGCACGCCCGTCACCGGGCTCGACGTCATGATCCGGCACAACCCCTTCGGCCCCGGCGACGACGCCACCTGCATCGCCGGCCTCGTATCGCCCAGGCCGTCGCCGCACGCCACCGGGCAGGAGCGCCCCCCGATGCGCTCCCGGCTCGGCGAGCTCGTCACCCGCCTCGCCGGACGGACGGGCCGCCCCCGAGGAGCCGTCGCCACGGAGTGGTTCCTGCGCTACCTGGAGAACGTCGTACGCCCCGTGCTCTGGCTGGACAGCGAGGCCGGTGTCGCCCTGGAGGCCCACCAGCAGAACACGCTCCTGCTGCTCGACTCGGACGGCTGGCCCGTGGGCGGCCGATACCGTGACAACCAGGGCTACTACTTCCGCGAGTCCCGCCGCACCGAGCTCGACCAGCGGCTCCCCGGCATCGGTGAGCACAGCGACACGTTCGTCTCCGACGAGGTGGCGGACGAGCGCTTCGCCTACTACCTCGGCATCAACAACGTCCTCGGCCTCATCGGAGCCCTCGGCGCCCAACGACTCGCCGACGAGGGCCTGTTGCTCGCCGCGTTCCGCCGCTTTCTCGGCGAGGCCGCCTCCGGAAGCGACCCGCTGCGCACCCCACTGCCCGCCCTGCTCCTCGACTCACCCGTACTGCGCTGCAAGGCCAACCTGCTGACCCGGCTGCGCGGTCTCGACGAGCTCGTGGGCCCGGTCGACACCCAGTCCGTCTACGTCACCATCGCCAACCCCCTGCATTCCTGA
- a CDS encoding GNAT family N-acetyltransferase: MPPTDASTDAGTDSATDCATGSAIESVTADRADGQDTLDLRLPDELIALLAASGEDGAPSGRIGGDARTADRAPTRPSASPVDDLLDGVGDWGPATTDAGVFQLVPVRIERDLPLISRWMNDPAVAAFWELAGSDAVTEAHLRRQLDGDGRSVPCLGVLEGTPMSYWEVYRADLDALARHYPARPHDTGVHLLIGGVADRGRGLGTILLRAVADLVLDHRASCARVIAEPDLRNTPSVSAFLSAGFRFAAEVDLPDKRAALMVRDRALRAVL, encoded by the coding sequence GTGCCTCCCACCGACGCGAGCACCGACGCCGGAACGGATTCCGCGACCGACTGCGCCACCGGCTCCGCCATCGAGTCGGTCACCGCCGACCGGGCCGACGGCCAAGACACCCTGGACCTGCGCCTCCCGGACGAGCTCATCGCGCTGCTCGCCGCGAGCGGTGAGGACGGCGCACCCTCCGGACGCATCGGGGGCGATGCGCGCACGGCGGACCGCGCCCCGACGCGCCCGTCCGCGTCGCCGGTCGACGACCTGCTCGACGGTGTCGGTGACTGGGGCCCCGCGACCACCGACGCCGGTGTCTTTCAACTCGTCCCCGTACGCATCGAACGCGATCTCCCTCTCATCAGCCGGTGGATGAACGACCCCGCCGTGGCGGCGTTCTGGGAGCTGGCCGGCTCCGATGCCGTCACGGAGGCCCATCTGCGCCGCCAACTGGACGGCGACGGACGCAGCGTCCCCTGTCTCGGCGTCCTGGAGGGCACGCCGATGAGCTACTGGGAGGTCTATCGCGCGGACCTCGACGCCCTGGCCCGTCACTATCCGGCCCGCCCGCACGACACCGGTGTTCACCTCCTCATCGGCGGTGTCGCCGACCGCGGCCGAGGGCTCGGCACCATCCTGCTGAGGGCCGTCGCCGATCTTGTGCTCGACCATCGCGCCTCGTGTGCACGCGTCATCGCGGAACCAGACCTGCGCAACACCCCCTCCGTCTCAGCCTTTCTGAGCGCCGGCTTCCGCTTCGCCGCCGAGGTGGATCTCCCCGACAAGAGAGCGGCGCTCATGGTCCGTGACCGGGCCCTGCGCGCTGTGCTCTGA